In the genome of Bacteroidota bacterium, one region contains:
- a CDS encoding DNA gyrase/topoisomerase IV subunit A: protein MQTEENKKIEGAENEEINNSGEDSQIAKSDNMHNVEYLSGMYKNWFLEYASYVILERAVPHIYDGLKPVQRRILFAMKRLDDGRFNKVANIIGQTMQFHPHGDASIGDAMVQIGQKELLIETQGNWGNIITGDNAAASRYIEARLSKFAIDVVFNSKTTFWKASYDGRNNEPINLPVKFPLLLAQGAEGIAVGLASKILPHNFIELIDASIDFLNDKEFELLPDFPTAGLADFSKYNDGLRGGSVKVRARISKIDKKTLQISEIPFGKTTGSLIDSIVKANEKGKIKIKKIDDNTSENVEILIYINSGISPDKTIDALYAFTDCEISISPNNCVIEEEKPRFLGSSEMLKISAQNTVNLLKKELEIKKSELEDAWHFSSLEKIFIENRIYIEIEDCETWESIIETIDTHLEPFKYLLKKTVVYDDIVKLTEIKIKRISKFDSFKADELIKSIEAEIQQIEYNLSRMVQFAIDYYRKIKNKYGKGRQRKTEIRNFDTIVATKVVVANEKLYINKKEGFIGTSLKKDEFVCDCSDIDDIIAFRRDGKYIITKVSEKSFVGKNIIYVTIFKPNDDRTIYNAIYRDGISGTTLMKRFAVLSIIRDKEYDITQGTANSKIIYFTANPNGEAETIKIFLKPKAKLRRLSFELDFRDLAIKGRNSKGNIITKHDVYKISLKTKGVSTLGGRQIWFDESVLRLSTEERGKFIGDFSGNDKILTITKSGYFQLSGFDLSNHFDEDIVLIEKYNPEKVFSVVFFDADQNYYYLKRFQIDETDKKVSFIGENQNSKFIIFSTDKLPRIEIEFGGEQSSRENEIINVAEFIGIKSYKARGKRISIFNLQKISWIESLVFDENGNTEELEESKSIDEKPLNLEEDGQFSLEL, encoded by the coding sequence ATGCAAACGGAAGAAAACAAAAAAATAGAAGGAGCTGAAAACGAAGAAATTAACAATTCGGGAGAAGACAGTCAAATTGCAAAATCAGACAATATGCACAATGTTGAATATCTGTCAGGCATGTATAAAAACTGGTTTCTCGAATATGCTTCCTATGTAATTTTAGAGCGTGCCGTTCCGCATATATACGATGGATTAAAACCTGTTCAACGGCGAATTCTTTTTGCTATGAAACGATTAGATGACGGACGTTTCAATAAAGTTGCCAATATTATCGGGCAAACTATGCAATTTCACCCTCATGGCGATGCCTCAATTGGCGATGCTATGGTACAAATCGGACAAAAAGAATTATTGATAGAAACTCAAGGAAACTGGGGAAACATAATAACCGGCGACAATGCAGCAGCATCAAGATATATTGAGGCTCGTTTGTCGAAATTTGCTATTGATGTAGTTTTTAATTCTAAAACAACATTTTGGAAAGCATCATACGATGGACGAAACAACGAGCCGATTAATTTACCTGTAAAATTTCCATTGCTTTTGGCGCAAGGTGCAGAAGGAATTGCAGTTGGTTTAGCATCAAAAATCCTTCCCCACAATTTTATCGAACTCATTGATGCATCAATCGACTTTTTGAACGACAAAGAATTTGAATTACTCCCAGATTTTCCGACCGCAGGCTTAGCCGATTTCAGCAAATATAACGATGGTTTGCGTGGAGGAAGTGTAAAAGTTAGAGCCAGAATATCTAAAATAGATAAAAAAACACTTCAAATTTCTGAAATTCCCTTTGGTAAAACCACCGGAAGTTTGATTGATAGTATCGTAAAAGCAAACGAAAAAGGGAAAATTAAAATCAAAAAAATTGACGATAATACTTCTGAAAATGTCGAAATTTTGATTTATATAAATTCGGGGATTTCACCAGACAAAACCATCGATGCGCTCTATGCTTTCACCGATTGCGAAATTTCAATTTCTCCAAACAATTGTGTTATAGAAGAAGAAAAACCACGATTTCTAGGTTCTTCAGAAATGCTGAAAATTTCGGCACAAAACACCGTCAATCTACTGAAAAAAGAGTTGGAGATAAAAAAATCGGAGCTCGAAGATGCCTGGCATTTCTCTTCATTAGAAAAAATTTTCATTGAGAATAGAATTTACATTGAAATTGAAGATTGCGAAACCTGGGAATCGATAATCGAAACTATTGATACACACCTCGAACCTTTCAAATATTTATTGAAGAAAACTGTAGTTTACGATGATATTGTTAAACTTACAGAGATAAAAATCAAAAGAATTTCGAAATTTGATTCCTTCAAAGCCGACGAACTAATAAAATCTATTGAAGCTGAGATTCAGCAAATTGAATATAATCTGAGCAGAATGGTTCAGTTTGCCATTGATTATTACAGAAAAATTAAAAATAAGTATGGAAAAGGAAGGCAACGGAAAACCGAAATTCGCAACTTCGACACAATTGTTGCTACTAAAGTGGTTGTTGCAAACGAAAAACTTTATATAAACAAAAAAGAGGGATTCATTGGAACTTCTCTTAAAAAAGATGAGTTTGTTTGCGATTGTTCCGACATTGACGATATTATAGCATTTCGCAGAGACGGAAAATATATCATCACCAAAGTTTCTGAAAAATCATTTGTTGGTAAAAATATTATTTATGTCACCATTTTTAAGCCAAACGACGACCGAACAATTTATAATGCAATTTATCGAGATGGCATAAGCGGAACTACACTTATGAAACGATTTGCAGTTCTAAGTATAATCCGAGACAAGGAGTATGATATAACTCAAGGAACAGCAAATTCAAAAATTATTTACTTCACAGCAAATCCCAATGGTGAAGCCGAAACCATAAAAATTTTCCTCAAGCCAAAAGCAAAATTGAGACGATTAAGTTTCGAACTCGATTTCAGAGACTTAGCAATAAAAGGTAGAAATTCAAAAGGCAACATTATTACAAAACATGATGTGTATAAAATTTCTCTAAAAACAAAAGGTGTTTCTACTCTAGGTGGCAGACAAATTTGGTTCGATGAATCTGTTTTACGCCTTAGTACCGAAGAAAGAGGAAAATTCATTGGCGATTTTTCAGGCAACGACAAAATTTTAACAATTACAAAATCAGGATATTTTCAATTGTCAGGCTTCGACCTTTCCAATCATTTCGACGAAGACATTGTTTTGATAGAAAAATATAATCCCGAAAAAGTGTTTTCGGTGGTTTTTTTCGATGCCGACCAAAATTACTATTATCTCAAACGTTTTCAGATTGATGAGACCGACAAAAAAGTTAGTTTTATTGGCGAAAATCAGAATTCGAAATTCATTATTTTTTCGACGGACAAGCTTCCAAGAATAGAAATTGAGTTCGGAGGCGAACAAAGTAGTCGAGAAAATGAAATAATAAATGTTGCCGAATTTATTGGAATAAAAAGTTACAAAGCACGAGGAAAACGAATTTCTATTTTTAATTTGCAAAAAATTTCGTGGATTGAATCTCTCGTATTCGACGAAAACGGAAACACTGAAGAACTTGAAGAATCAAAATCTATAGATGAAAAACCTTTGAATTTGGAAGAAGATGGACAATTCAGTTTGGAACTATAG
- the rlmD gene encoding 23S rRNA (uracil(1939)-C(5))-methyltransferase RlmD, with product MRKRKKHPIIYNLEITNLAAEGKAIAKIDEKIVFVTKVIPGDIVDVQVNRKRKSFLEGYPIKFHKYSENRVPAICKHFGVCGGCKWQNLPYNLQLSYKHNQVVDNFERIGKLKVDEIKPILASENTDFYRNKLEYTFTNRRWLHEDEIENAEEKILDGLGFHVPGRFDKVLDIEFCHLQPAPSNEIRLAVREFALKYGMSFFDLRKQEGLLRNLIIRNNSSGEFMVIASFFYEDEKLRNSLLEYLHQQFPKIKSLMYVVNPKRNDTISDLEIKHFAGDSFIFEKMEDLKFKISPKSFFQTNSLQAYNLYKIVREFANLNGDEVVYDLYTGTGTIANFIAKSAKKVIGIEFIEDAIADAKTNSAINNLSNTSFFAGDIKDILNEEFILENGKPDVIILDPPRAGIHKNVVESLLYAKPEKIVYVSCNPATQARDIALLGEEYQVKLIQPVDMFPHTHHVENVALLHRIS from the coding sequence GTGAGAAAAAGAAAAAAACACCCTATCATTTATAATTTGGAAATTACCAATTTAGCAGCCGAAGGTAAAGCTATTGCTAAAATTGATGAAAAAATTGTTTTCGTAACAAAAGTTATTCCGGGCGATATTGTTGATGTACAGGTAAACAGAAAACGTAAAAGTTTCCTCGAGGGCTATCCTATAAAATTTCACAAATACTCAGAAAACAGAGTGCCTGCAATTTGCAAACATTTTGGAGTGTGTGGGGGTTGCAAATGGCAAAATTTGCCTTACAACTTGCAACTTTCTTACAAGCATAATCAAGTTGTCGATAATTTTGAGCGTATCGGCAAGCTCAAGGTCGATGAAATAAAACCTATTTTGGCTTCCGAAAATACTGATTTCTACAGAAATAAGTTGGAATATACTTTTACAAACAGACGTTGGCTTCACGAAGACGAAATAGAAAATGCTGAAGAAAAAATATTAGACGGTTTAGGTTTTCACGTACCCGGCAGATTCGACAAGGTTCTCGATATTGAATTTTGTCATTTACAACCCGCGCCTTCCAACGAAATTAGGCTGGCTGTGAGGGAGTTTGCTTTGAAATATGGAATGAGTTTTTTCGATTTGAGAAAACAAGAAGGATTATTACGTAATTTAATTATTCGAAACAACAGTTCGGGCGAGTTTATGGTGATAGCTTCATTTTTTTATGAAGATGAAAAATTGAGGAATTCGTTGCTCGAATATCTACATCAACAATTTCCCAAAATAAAATCGCTGATGTATGTAGTAAATCCGAAAAGAAACGACACTATCAGCGATTTGGAGATTAAACATTTTGCAGGCGATAGTTTCATTTTTGAGAAAATGGAAGACTTGAAATTTAAAATAAGTCCAAAATCTTTTTTTCAAACTAATTCGCTACAAGCTTATAATTTGTATAAAATTGTTCGTGAGTTTGCAAATTTGAATGGTGATGAGGTGGTTTACGACCTTTATACAGGTACAGGAACTATTGCAAACTTTATTGCAAAATCGGCTAAAAAAGTGATCGGAATAGAATTTATTGAAGATGCCATTGCTGATGCAAAAACCAATTCAGCTATTAATAATCTTAGCAACACTTCGTTTTTTGCAGGCGATATTAAAGATATTCTAAATGAAGAGTTTATTTTAGAAAACGGGAAGCCCGATGTAATTATTCTTGATCCTCCACGTGCCGGTATTCATAAAAATGTTGTTGAAAGTTTGCTTTACGCCAAACCGGAAAAAATTGTTTATGTGAGCTGCAATCCGGCAACTCAGGCACGAGATATTGCTTTGTTAGGCGAAGAATACCAAGTAAAACTGATTCAGCCGGTTGATATGTTTCCACATACTCATCATGTCGAGAATGTGGCACTTTTGCATAGGATTAGTTAA